The following DNA comes from Streptomyces pristinaespiralis.
GTCCCGCGGCTCCGTCACCTCGAGCAGGCAGTCCCGGACGCGCTTGCTGGTCGCCTGGAGCTTCCAGTGGACGAGGGTGCCCTCGCCGTCGCCGCCCTCACGGACCTCGTACTCGCTGAAGTGCTCGGGCAGGAGCTTCGCGCGGGTGTTCTCGTAGTCGGCCACGGCATCGAACACCGTCTCCGCGTCCGCCGCGACGATCCGTTCCGTGGTGGCTTCGACCTGCGCCATTTCGTTGCTCCTCCAGCACTAGCTCCAGCGGGATGCGGCTAGCCAACCACCTCGGGCCCGGCCCCCCAAATCGCGCTTGCGGCGATCATGGGAACAGGTGTTCTATTCTGGGGTCAGTGCGAACGAGGAGGCACCCATGCGCTGGGACAATCTGGCAGAAACCCCCGCATCATCAGGGAGCGCCGCCCTGTTCGGGACGTCGGCCGTCACCACCCGGACCTTCGACACGCCCGAATTCAGGGGCATCACCTTCCACGAGGTGCGCGCCCGTTCGATCCTGAACCGGGTGCCCGGGGCCTCCCGGATGCCGTTCGAATGGACGGTGAACCCGTACCGCGGCTGCTCCCACGCCTGCGTGTACTGCTTCGCCCGCAAGACCCACAGTTATCTGGACCTCGACACCGGCATCGGCTTCGACTCCCAGATCGTCGTCAAGATCAACGCCCCCGAGCTGCTGCGCCGCCAGCTCGCCTCCCGGCAGTGGCAGGGGGCGCACATCGCCATGGGCACCAACGTCGACTGCTACCAGCGCGCCGAGGGCCGGTACCGGCTGATGCCCGGCATCATCTCCGCGCTGCGCGACCACGCGAACCCGTTCTCCATCCTCACCAAGGGCACCCTGATCCTGCGCGACCTGGACCTGCTGCGGCAGGCCGCGGAGGTCACAGAGGTCGGCGTCTCCGTCTCCGTCGGCTTCACCGACCGGGAACTGTGGCGCACCGTCGAACCCGGCACCCCCTCCCCCGAGCGCCGGCTCGACGCCGTCCGCACCCTCACCGACCACGGCATCGGCTGCGGTGTCCTGATGGCGCCGGTCATCCCGTTCCTCGGCGACCGTCCGGACCAGCTGCGCGCGACGGTCCGGGCGATCGCCGAAGCGGGAGCCACCTCCGTCACCCCGCTCGTACTGCACCTGCGGCCGGGTGCCCGCGAGTGGTTCATGGCCTGGCTGCGCGAGCACCACCCTCATCTGGTGGCACGGTACGAACGGCTCTACGCCGAGGGCGCCTACGCGCCGAGGTGGTACCAGCGCCGGATCACCCGTCATGTGCACGAGCTGGCCGCCGAGTTCGGCATCGGCCCGTCCTCCCGGCCCGGCGGACACCGGCGCCTGCCGGTGCGCGGCGAACCGGGGACCGCGCCCGCGGACGAACCCACCCAGCTGACACTGCTCTGACCCCGCCCCTCCGTCGCGGTGACGGATTATTGGTGGCACCGGCGGGAGCCGGCGGGCAGTCTGCGGTGCAGAACGGCGAGGGAGGGCGCGTACCGATGACGGTGAAGGTGCGGGACATGACCGCCGACGACTGCGAGGCGGTCGCGGCGATCCGGGTGGGCGGGTGGCGCTACGCGTACGCCGGGCTGATGCCCCAGTCGTACCTGGACGCCATGAGCGTCGAGGAGGACGCGGTACGCCGCCGCCGGTACCTGGCCGACGGCACCGACGTCACCGACGTGGTCGCCGAGCGGGACGGCGACGTGATCGGCTGGGGCTGCTTCGGACCGGCCCGGGACGAGGACGCCCCGCCCGGGACGTGCGAGCTCTACGCCCTCTACGTCCTGCCCGAGCGCATATCCTCCGGCGTCGGCCACGCGTTGACGGCGGAGCTGACCGGGCGCGCACGGGCGCGAGGCTTCGCGTTGATGCAGCTGTGGGTGCTCAAGGAGAACGCACGCGCCCGCCGCTTCTACGAGCGGGCCGGATTCCTGCCGGACGGCAGGGAGGAGCCGTTCGAGGTCGACGGCGTCGCCGTCCCCGAAGTGCGCTACGCCCGGTGGCTGGCCGCCCCTTCGGCGGCCGCGGGGGCCTGAGTCGTTTGCACTTTCGGCAAACAACTTTGTCCGATCACCGCGGGTGGGAGCACCCTGGTGGCGGAGGTGGTCACGATGACCCGAAATTCCCGGCCCGGCGGTGGTGACCGGCACGAAGCGGCGACGGCCGACGGCGGCCCGACGGGGGCCGCGGGCGATCTCGCCTTCCCGCACGAGAACACGCACGCGCCCGCCACCACCGGGGCGAACGGCGCCGCTCCCCTCACCGACAGGCCCAGCGGCGCCGTACGGGCCCCTCACGACCCCTTCTCCCCCGAGTCGGAGGCCCGGGTGTGCGAGTTGATCATGGGCGACCGTCGCCACGGCCTGTGACCTACGGCCACGAGTCGTCCGGGCCGGGGGCCCGTACGTCGTGCCGGCCGCCGCGGGCGGTCCCCGACCGCCTCGGGTCGCGGCGGTGCGAACCCTCCGGGGCCGCGCGGATGTCGCGACGGGCCGGCTCACCCACGTAAGCCTGCTCCCACTCGCCGACGTCGAATTCCTCGGTCGCGGCCGTGCCCGTGAACTCCCGTCCGGGAGCGAACGGTTCGGCGTCCGGTCCGAGGCCGGGACGGGACGGCGTGGCCACCCGGCCACGGGTCGGCCGGGCCGTGCGGTGCGGCAGGTCCGGCGCCTTCTCCCCCGCCGCCCCGGGCAGGTCGCCGGGCGGCGGCCCGCCGGGATCCACCCCGGGGGCGCCGTTCGGGCCGCCCGGGAGCAGCAGTTCCACCCGGACCGTTCCGCTCCTGCGCTGCTGGGCGACGAACTCGTCGACCTGGGTGCGGCAGGCGTGGTCGAGGTGGGTCATGGCCGTGAGGTCCAGCCGGATCCGGGGCCTGCCGGCCGCGGCGACGGCGTCGAGCGCGTCGAGCAGCTGCGGGAGCCTGATGAAGGTGGCGCTGCCGGTCATGGTGAGTTTCGCCGTGTCCCCGTCGGTGCTGTGCCGCACCGTGGTCCGGGACATGCGGAGCACGGCGAGCACGACACCCGCGGCCAGGCCGACGAGTACGCCTTCCAGCAGGGCCGTCCCGAAGATGGCGAGGGTGGTGACGGCCATCACGACCGCCTCTCCCCTGTCCTGCTTCCACAGCCGGGGGAACTGTTCCGGCGCGAGGAGCTTCCAGCCGCTGTGCACCAGCACCCCCGCCAGCACCGTGATGGGTACGAGGGCGAGGAGGCCGGGCAGCAGCAGGGCGAAGCCCAGCAGCCACAGGCCGTGCAGCGTGCGGGAGAGCCGTGTCCTCGCTCCCGCCTGGACGTTGGCCGAACTGCGCGCGACCACGGCCGTCATGGGCAGTGCGCCGAGGGTGCCGCACACCGTGTTGCCCACGCCCTGGGAGAGCAGTTCCGTGTTGTAGCGGGTGCGGGGGCCGGTGTGCATACGGTCCACGGCGGCGGCCGTGAAAAGGCTCTCCGCCGAGGCGATCACCGTGAAGGTGAGCACGGTGGCCAGCACGGCCGGGTCCGCCAGCGAGGCGAACTCCGCGGCACCGGGAAGGTGCACGGAGGCCACCAGATCGCCCACCTGGAGGGTGTCGATCCGCACTCCGGGCAGCGCGGCCACCGCCATCCCCACGGCGACCCCGACCAGTGGCGCCGGCACCTTGCCCACGGGGCCCGGCAGTTTCTTCCAGACGAAGCACAGCGCCACCGTCGCGAGGCCGAGCACCGTGGCGATCAGCGCGTCGGAGGTGCTGAGGGCCGTGGTGAGCAGGCCGGGCAGGCCCAGCGCGTTCTGAACCGGAGTGCCCGGGGCCTTGCTGTCGGCCAGCACATAGGACTGGCTGATCATGAGAGGCAGGCCGATGCCCGCCAGCATGCCCTGGACCACGGCGACGGAGATCGCCTGGAACATGCGGCCGAGCCTGATGAGCGCGAGGCCGATCTGAAGCACTCCTGATGCCAGCACGATGACGCCGAGCGTCGCCGCTCCGTGCGTGGCGATGGCCTCCGCGACCAGCGCGGCGAGGCCGGCCGCGGGCCCGCTGACCTGGAGGGTGCTGCCGCGCATCAGGCCGACGACCAGCCCTCCGACGACACCGGAGACGATGCCGAGTTCGGCGGGGGCGCCTGAGGCGACGGCCACACCGATGCACAGGGGCAGCGCGACGAGGAAGACGACGAACGATGCCACGATCTCGGTGACGGGGGATGCCCCGCGCAGTTCTTCGACGAGGGTCGGGCGCCGGTCCACGGGCGCGCCGCCCGGGCGGCGCCCGGCGGCGGGACGGGTGGGGAAGGTCCTGCTCGGGGGGCGTGCGTGACGGGCGCGTTTTCGGGTGGGGGAAGTCATGAAGGAGGTCCTTTGGGTGGAGCCGTTCGGCGTGACAGGGCCGGCGGGCGGGCGGCGTCAGCGGGCCTCGAACGTCCCGTCGTCCCCGAGCTCCAGCAGCGCTCCGGTCTCGACGCGGTAGTACCAGCCGTGCAGGCGGAGTTCGCCCGCGTCCATGAGCCGGCGGGCCGCCGGATAGGAGCTGAGAACCGCGAGCTGGTGCACGATGTTGCGCTGCACGATCCGCTCGAGCCGCGACTCCTCGCCGGGGTGCGTGCCGAGGTAGGGGGCGAGCGCGGGCCGCACGAGCGACAGCCACGCCTCGACGCCCGGGAGCCCGGAAAGGTCGCTGCCAGAGGCCAGGGCGTCCATCGCCCCGCAGTGGGAGTGGCCGCACACCACCACGTCCCGCACGGCCAGCACCTCGAGCGCGTACTCGACGGTGGCGGCCTCGCCCGAAGGGACGCCGGAGCCTGGTGGGGGCACGATGTTGCCGGCGTTGCGCAGTTCGAACACCTCGCCGGGCCCGGCGCCGGTGATGAGCGCGGGGACGACGCGGGAGTCCGAGCAGCTGATGACCATGGCCTCGGGCGACTGGCCGGCCGCCAGGGCGCGAAGGGTGCCGGCGTCCGTGCCCGGATTGAGGTGGAAGGAACGCGCATGGTCGAGAAGGGCCTGCATGGTTGCCTCCGTGGGGTGCGCCGCGGCGCTCGCCCCTGGGGCGGCACCTGCGGACTTCTGGCAACGACCGTAGGGACGCGGTCGTCAGAGCCGGGCCAGCGGCACGTCAAGGCGCGGCCATGATCCGCCCAGTTCTCTGCGGCGGCGGGACGTGTACGAAGAACAGGCCCCGGAACGCGGGTCGTCGGGCGTGGGATGAGTCACGATCTTCCCGGTGATCCGCTGTTGTACGGTGCAGATGCCGAACTCGCCCTGCACACACGGCACTTGACGCTTCCCTTTTGGGCCGCGCCCCCGGCAGGGGCCGACGTGTCGCCGATGACGGACAAAGGACGACCATGCGCGTGTTGCTCATCGAGGACGACGACACCATCGCCGAGCCCCTGGCCGAAGGACTGGTGCGCTACGGGCTGGCGGTGGACCGGGTCGCCACCGGCACGGAGGCGCTCGGCGCGCCCTACGGGGACATCGTCCTGCTCGATCTCGGCCTGCCCGACATCGACGGGATCGACGTCTGCCGGCGCATCCGCCAGGTCTCCGACGTGCCCATCATCATGCTGACGGCGCGGGGCGGGGAGGCCGACCGGATCGTGGGGCTGGAGATCGGGGCCGACGACTACCTGGCGAAGCCCTTCAGCATCCGTGAGCTGATCGCCCGGGTCCGGGCGGTCACCCGGCGCACGGCAGTTGCCCCCCACTCCTTCACCACTCCGCCGGAACCGGCCCGTCCGGTGGCGGTGACCGCCCTGCCGGAGCCTTCGGCCCCAGCCCCCGGCACGGCCCCCGCGCCCGGCGCCCGCACCCGGCGGACCCCTTGCGGCACGGAGGCAGCGCGGCCGGGAGGGCTCGTCGTCGACCGGCGCACCCGCCAGGTCCGGCTGGGCGCCGAGCGAGTGGCCCTCACTCCCAAGGAGTTCGACCTGCTGGCCCTGCTGGCGGAGGATCCCGGCGCCGTCTACACCCGTCGACAGATCATCGACCAGGTGTGGGACCCGCACTTCCACGGGCCGACCAGAACGCTGGACGTCCACGTGGCGACCCTGCGGCGCAAGCTCGGGGACGCCCGCTGGATCGAGACCGTACGCGGGGTGGGCTTCCGGCTGGCCGACCACGTCCTGCTCCCCGCCCCGGCCGGCGCCGGGCGGCCGGAGCGGGTCCGTGACCGGACGCCGCCGGTCCCCGACCGGGTGGCGCCGCCGTGACCCGCCGCCTGCGGCTGAGCTACCTCACGCTCGTCGTGCTGGTGCTGCTCAGCCTGGAGATCCCCCTGGGCATCG
Coding sequences within:
- a CDS encoding SRPBCC family protein, with the protein product MAQVEATTERIVAADAETVFDAVADYENTRAKLLPEHFSEYEVREGGDGEGTLVHWKLQATSKRVRDCLLEVTEPRDGELVEKDRNSSMVTTWTVTPAGEGKSRVVVRTVWDGAGGIGGFFERTFAPKGLGRIYDAVLANLATNVEK
- a CDS encoding carbonic anhydrase, which encodes MQALLDHARSFHLNPGTDAGTLRALAAGQSPEAMVISCSDSRVVPALITGAGPGEVFELRNAGNIVPPPGSGVPSGEAATVEYALEVLAVRDVVVCGHSHCGAMDALASGSDLSGLPGVEAWLSLVRPALAPYLGTHPGEESRLERIVQRNIVHQLAVLSSYPAARRLMDAGELRLHGWYYRVETGALLELGDDGTFEAR
- a CDS encoding GNAT family N-acetyltransferase, with amino-acid sequence MTADDCEAVAAIRVGGWRYAYAGLMPQSYLDAMSVEEDAVRRRRYLADGTDVTDVVAERDGDVIGWGCFGPARDEDAPPGTCELYALYVLPERISSGVGHALTAELTGRARARGFALMQLWVLKENARARRFYERAGFLPDGREEPFEVDGVAVPEVRYARWLAAPSAAAGA
- a CDS encoding SulP family inorganic anion transporter; translation: MTSPTRKRARHARPPSRTFPTRPAAGRRPGGAPVDRRPTLVEELRGASPVTEIVASFVVFLVALPLCIGVAVASGAPAELGIVSGVVGGLVVGLMRGSTLQVSGPAAGLAALVAEAIATHGAATLGVIVLASGVLQIGLALIRLGRMFQAISVAVVQGMLAGIGLPLMISQSYVLADSKAPGTPVQNALGLPGLLTTALSTSDALIATVLGLATVALCFVWKKLPGPVGKVPAPLVGVAVGMAVAALPGVRIDTLQVGDLVASVHLPGAAEFASLADPAVLATVLTFTVIASAESLFTAAAVDRMHTGPRTRYNTELLSQGVGNTVCGTLGALPMTAVVARSSANVQAGARTRLSRTLHGLWLLGFALLLPGLLALVPITVLAGVLVHSGWKLLAPEQFPRLWKQDRGEAVVMAVTTLAIFGTALLEGVLVGLAAGVVLAVLRMSRTTVRHSTDGDTAKLTMTGSATFIRLPQLLDALDAVAAAGRPRIRLDLTAMTHLDHACRTQVDEFVAQQRRSGTVRVELLLPGGPNGAPGVDPGGPPPGDLPGAAGEKAPDLPHRTARPTRGRVATPSRPGLGPDAEPFAPGREFTGTAATEEFDVGEWEQAYVGEPARRDIRAAPEGSHRRDPRRSGTARGGRHDVRAPGPDDSWP
- a CDS encoding Rv2578c family radical SAM protein, producing MRWDNLAETPASSGSAALFGTSAVTTRTFDTPEFRGITFHEVRARSILNRVPGASRMPFEWTVNPYRGCSHACVYCFARKTHSYLDLDTGIGFDSQIVVKINAPELLRRQLASRQWQGAHIAMGTNVDCYQRAEGRYRLMPGIISALRDHANPFSILTKGTLILRDLDLLRQAAEVTEVGVSVSVGFTDRELWRTVEPGTPSPERRLDAVRTLTDHGIGCGVLMAPVIPFLGDRPDQLRATVRAIAEAGATSVTPLVLHLRPGAREWFMAWLREHHPHLVARYERLYAEGAYAPRWYQRRITRHVHELAAEFGIGPSSRPGGHRRLPVRGEPGTAPADEPTQLTLL
- a CDS encoding response regulator transcription factor; amino-acid sequence: MRVLLIEDDDTIAEPLAEGLVRYGLAVDRVATGTEALGAPYGDIVLLDLGLPDIDGIDVCRRIRQVSDVPIIMLTARGGEADRIVGLEIGADDYLAKPFSIRELIARVRAVTRRTAVAPHSFTTPPEPARPVAVTALPEPSAPAPGTAPAPGARTRRTPCGTEAARPGGLVVDRRTRQVRLGAERVALTPKEFDLLALLAEDPGAVYTRRQIIDQVWDPHFHGPTRTLDVHVATLRRKLGDARWIETVRGVGFRLADHVLLPAPAGAGRPERVRDRTPPVPDRVAPP